CGGCGAGCTGTTCGTCCGCGCCGAGCCGAGCCGCCGGACGGCCGTCGTGGGGGAGCAGGTGATGGTCGACTACGTGCTGTACTTCGAGCCGCAGATCCAGCCGCGCCAGACGTCGCCCATCGGGACGTGGGACGCGGCCGGCGCGTGGCGCGAGGAGATGGAGATCGCCTCGGCGTACCCCCGCGCGACGACGCTCGGCGGCCGGCCCTACGAGGCCGTCACGATCCGACGCGTGGCCCTCTTCCCCACCCGCTCCGGCACGCTCGAGCTGGCCCCGATGCGGTTCACGGTCGACCTCATCCGGACCGACCGGAGCTTTTCGAACGACCCGTTCGCCCCGTTCTTCTCGCCGTTCAACCAGCGGTTCGAGGACCGCGAGGTGACGGCGCCGGCCCTGAGCATCGACGTGAGCCCGCTGCCCGACGGCGCGCCCCCGTCGTTCGCCGGCGCCGTCGGCCAGTTCGAGATGACGACGACCACCGACGACGCGTCCGTCGAGGCCGGCGACCCCGTCCGCGTCCGCGTCGCCCTCCGGGGCAACGGCAACGTGGCGACGCTCGAAGCGCCCGAGCTCCGCGTGCCGCCGGGCGTCGACGCGTACGACCCGAACGAGGACCGCGAGCTGCTCCGCACCGGGACCACGTTCCGCGGCGTCAAGACGTTCACCTACACGCTCGTGCCCCAGGGCGGCGGCACGTTCGAGGTGCCGGCGGCGCCGTGGACCTACTACGACCCGTCGGACGGCCAGTACAAGACGCTCCGCGTGCCGCCGGTCGAGATCGTGGCGGAGGGCGAGGCGCTCGCCGAGGCCGCCGCGCCGCCCGACCCGAACGCGCCCGCCGCGCTCCTCACGTCGGCCGACTGGCAGCGCCAGCGGGGCCGACCGGTGTGGCTGTGGGCCGTGCTCGGCGGCGGGCTCGCGCTCCCCGCGATCGCCGCGTCGCTGATTCTCGGCGCGCGGGCCGGCCACCAGCGGCTGACCGCCGAGACGCCGGCCAAGCGGAGCCGCCGCGTCGGCGCCGACGTCCGACGCCAGCTCGCGGCCGCGCGAGCGCTCGACGGGCCGGCCGCCTCCGAAGAAACCGAGCGCGCCGTCCGCGCCTTCCTCGCCGACCGGTTCGACGCGCCCGTCGGCCCCCGCTCCGCCGAGGCACTCGACCGCGCCCTCGCGCCCGCTGTCCCCGGAGCCCTCCGCCAGCGAACGCTCGACGTCCTAGCGGCCTGCGCGCGCGGCCAGTTCGCCCCCGGTCTCGGCGACGCCCACGGGGCCGTCATCGACGAGGCCGAGGCGGTCCTCGCCGACCTCGACGCGCTCCCGAGCGCGGCCGCGACGCGCCGCCGCTTCGCGCTCCCCGCGTCGGCCGGATGATCGCGCTCGTCCTCGCCGTCGCTCTCCTCCAGGCCGGCCCCACCGACCGGGCCGAGGCCGACCGCCTGTTCGCCCTCGGCACCCAGCTCGTGGCCGAGGGCGACACGGCCGGCGCGGTCGCAGCGTGGGAGGGCGCGGCGGAGATCGGATGGACCTCGGCGGCCGTCCAGCACAACCTGGGCACGGTCGCCCTCGCGCGCGGCGACGTGGCGCGCGCCCGGCTCCACCTCGAACGCGCCGCCCGGCTCGACCCACGCGACGACGCCATCACCCGGAACCTCGCGCTGGCTCGCGAGCGGGCCGGCGAGCCGCCGCCGCCCTCGACGCGGCGCCTCTGGGACGGCGCCATCGGCGTCCTCCGGCCGTTCGGCGCCGTCGCGCTGGCGCTCGCCCTCGCGTTCGGCGCCCTCGGGCTGGCCGTCGCCGATCGGCGACGGTGGGCGGCCGGCCTCGGCGCGGTCGCGGTCGTGGTCGTGACCGGCGCGGCGTTCGCCGTGTGGGAGTTCACGCGCCCCGTCGGCGTCGTTCTGCTGGACGACGCGCCGGTCGTGGAGTCGCCGTCGCCCGCGGCGCCGGGCGTCGCGCGGCTCCGGGCGGGCGAGACGGTCGAGGTCGGCCCCGAGGCGGACGGGTGGCGCCCCGTGACGGTCGGCCGCGCCGAGGGCTGGGTCCGCGCCGACGCCGTCGCGCCGATCTAGGGAACGGCCGGAATCCGGTCGCGAGGCGCGAACGGAGCCGGACCGGCGTTGTACCCGGCACATGGAGAACGCACCCCCCAACGACACGCGCGTCCTGCTGGCCGCGTCGAATCCGGACCTCGTTCCCAAGAAGGAGCGGGCGCCCGAGCCGGCCGCCGCCGACCAGCTCCGCGGCCTCGACCTCCTCATGGAGATCGCCGCCGAGAGCGGCGCCGACGACCTCGTCGACTGGTTCCTCGACCGGCGCAACGAGGTGGACGGCGAGGACTGACCCCGTCCGCCTCGGCACCGAGGCGGGGCCACCCGGGCGACTCCTGCGGGCCCTACGCGTCCTGGCACCGGAGCCCCGCCCGCGTACCTTTCCGCATGGAACCTCACATCTACACGGGCGACGAGCGGCGCGGCTGGGTCGAGGTCGTGTGCGGGAGCATGTTCTCGGGCAAGACCGAGGAGCTCCTGCGGCGGCTGAAGCGGGCCCGGATCGCGCGCCAGAAGGTGGCCCTCTTCAAGCCGGCCCTCGACACCCGCTACCACGAGAGCGACGTCGTGAGCCACGACGCGACGGCGATGCCGTCGGAGGTCGTCCACTCGGCCGAGCCGATGCTCCTCCTCGCGGGCGACGCCGACGTGGTCGGGATCGACGAGGCCCAGTTCTTCGGCGTCGAGCTGGTCGACGTGGTCGAGGGGCTCGCGCGCGAGGGGCGCCGCGTGATCGTGGCCGGGCTCGACCAGGACTACCTCGGGCGACCGTTCGAGCCGGTCCCCCAGTTGATGGCGGTCGCCGAGCACGTGACGAAGCTCCACGCCGTCTGCGTCCGGTGCGGCGCGCCCGCGAACCACTCGCAGCGGATCGTGGCCGGCGGCGGGCGCGTGCTCGTCGGCGAGGCCGAGGCGTACGAACCGCGGTGCCGCCGCTGTTTCAAGGCCGAGGCCGTCGTCGCCACGCCCGTGGCGCCGCTCGCGCCCCCGGCGCCTCCCCCAGATCCCGAGGCGACCGAACCCTCCGCCTCGGCGCGCGCGTCCGACCCCACGCTCGCCCTGTGACCCGCCTCTGACCCCACCGGCCGTATGTCCCTCGTCACCGTCGCCACCGTCCTCGCGGTCCTGATGCTCCTGGTCTCGGTGATGTTGGGGTGGCTGGCGGACCTGAAGCGGGTCGGCGGGGCCGTCTCGGCGCGGGAGACCCGGGCGGCGGCCGACGGCGACGGCCGCACGTTCTACACGTCGCGGGAGGACCGGGCCGAGGCCATGCGCGAGCGGATCCGCCGCGAGCGCCGCCGCCGCGAGCGCGCCCGGTCCGCCTCCGGCACGCGGACGGGCTCCGCCGGCCCGACCGGCCGGCCGGGCCCGACGCCGGGTCCCGACCGCCCCGCGGCACCGCCCGTCGACGCCCCTGAGGCGCGGCACCGCGCGACGCTCGAGCTCGGCCCCGGCCCCGGCCCCGTCTCCGAGGACGCGCTCCGGGCGGCGTACCGTCGGCTCGTCGTGGCCTACCACCCCGACCGCGTGGCCGGCCTCGGCGACAAGCTCCAGCGGCTCGCCGAGGAGGAGACGAAGGCGATCAACGAGGCCTACGCCTACTTCAAGGCCCGCCTCGGCGATTGACGGCTCCGCCCGCCTCGGCGCCGAGGCGGGCAGGGAATGGGGACAGGGGACATGGCGGGCTCCCGGATCCGCCCAGTTCGCTCGTTCCGATTTGCACTCCCGCTGCCCCCCGGCTTCGCAGAGTTCCCGTGGTCTGCGGGCGCGGCCCTCGGTATCGTCCGGGCGGTCCCTCCTCCCCCCATGGCCCGCTCCGTCCGCCCGGTCCGCGTCCGCCGCTTCGCCGCGGCGCTCCTCGACGGCACGCTCGCGCTGCTCCTCGCCCTCGCCCCCGCCGCGCTCGCGCCGGGCGTCTTGAAAGGCCGGATGTTCGGCGTCGGGCTCCTGCTCGGGGCCGCCTACCTCCTCCTCCGCGACGGCCTCCCGTACGCCGAGTGGGGCGCGCGGTCGCTTGGCAAGCGCTGGCTCGGCATCCGCCCCTACCGCGTCGACGGCGAGCCGATGGCGTGGAGCACGTCGATGAGGCGGAACGCGACGGTCGCCGGGGCCGCCGGCGTGTGGGCCCTCCTCTACCTCGTGGGCGGCTACAAGGGGATCCCGTTCGGCGACATCCTGCTGTACCTCGCGCTCGCGGTCCTCGTGGCCGAGGCCGTGCTCGTCGCCGTCGACCCCGTCGGCCGGCGGCTGGGGGACCGCTGGGCCGCCACGCGCGTGATCGAGGCCCGGCACTAGCCGCGGGCCCCGCCCGCCTCGGCGCCGAGGCGGAGCGAGCCGGCCGTCCACCCGTTGTCCACACGGCCCCGGAGAGCCGGCCGCTGACGCTATGTTGACCGCGTCGGGCGGGATCGTAGAGCGGCGCCCGACGCCGCGCCGCGTCCCCTCGACCCTCCCCCCGGACCCGCGCCCCCGATGGCCGACTCGCCCGCCGCCCGCTTTACCGTCACCGCCCGGAAGTACCGGCCGCAGACGTTCGACGACCTCGTCGCGCAGGAGCACGTCGCCGAGACGCTCCGCAACGCCATTACGCGGCAGCGGCTGGCCCACGCGTACCTCTTCAGCGGGCCCCGAGGCGTGGGCAAGACGACGGCCGCGCGGATCCTGGCCAAGGCCGTCAACTGCCAGACGCCGCTCGCCGAGCGCGAGGGGGCCGAGCCGTGCCGGACGTGCGCCTCGTGCGTGGCCTTCGAGGAGCACCGCTCGATGAACATCATCGAGATCGACGCGGCCTCGAACAACCGCGTCGAGGACATCCGCGAGCTCCGCGACACGGTCCGCGTCCCGCCGCAGGGGGCCAAGAAGAAGGTCTACATCCTCGACGAGGTCCACATGCTCTCGGCGAGCGCGTTCAACGCGCTCCTGAAGACGCTCGAGGAGCCGCCGGACTACGCCCTGTTCATCTTCGCGACGACGGAGCCGCATAAGGTGCTCCCCACGATCCTGAGCCGGACCCAGCGGTTCGACTTCCGGCGGATCGCGGTGCCGGAGATCGTCGGGCGCCTCCGCGAGATCTCGACCGCCGAGGGGATCACGGCCGACGACGAGAGCCTCGTGCTCCTCGCGCGGAAGGGCGACGGCGCGCTCCGCGACGCGCTCTCGCTCTTCGACCAGGCCGTCTCGCTCTGCGGCGCCGACCTCCAGATCGGCCCGCTCCGCGAGGCCCTCGGCGTCGTCGACTCCGACGTGTACTTCGAGGCGACGGAGCGCGCCCGCGTCGGCAACCGCGCTGGGCTCCTGTCCCTCGTCGACCACGTCGTCCGCAGCGGGCACGACCTCAACGAGTTCGTCCTCGGGCTGGCCGATCACCTCCGCAACCTCCTCGTCGCCCGCTCGACCGGGACGGGCGACCTCATCGAGGGGACCGAGGCCACGCGCCAGCGCTACCTTGAGGCGGCCGCGCCGTACGCCGAGGCGGACCTGCTCCACCTGCTGATGCTCGCCGAGCAGGCGGCCACCGACCTCCGCGAAAGCCGCCAGCCGCGCCTGACGCTGGAGCTCGCGCTCCTGAAGATGGCGAGCCTGGAGAAGGCGGCCGACCTCACGCGCCTCCTCGACCGGCTCGCGGCGCTGGAGCGAGCGGCCCGCGACGGGACGCTGCCGGCCTCGCCCGCCGCCAAACCGAGCGGGACATCGGACTCGTCCGCGGCTCCGGAACCGAGCGGTCCGCCCCCGACCGCGGCGGCCTCGGGCGGACCGCCGTCGGGTTCCGACCCCACGCCGTCGCAGCCGGCCGCGCAGACGTCCGAGCCTCCGGCGTCGTACGCCGCGCCGTCGCGCCCCCAACCGTCGGCCGAGGCACCGCCAGCAGCAGAGCCCCAGGCGGACGCGGTCACGCGCCCCGGCCCGGCGCCAACGCCGGTAGCCGACCACCCCGCCCCGTCCCGCCCCGGNNNNNNNNNNNNNNNNNNNNNNNNNNNNNNNNNNNNNNNNNNNNNNNNNNNNNNNNNNNNNNNNNNNNNNNNNNNNNNNNNNNNNNNNNNNNNNNNNNNNNNNNNNNNNNNNNNNNNNNNNNNNNNNNNNNNNNNNNNNNNNNNNNNNNGTGCCCCGGCCCCCTCACCCCGGCCACGGGCGGCCCTGTTCGGCTCGCCCGCTCTCAAGCGCTCTGCCGGCGGCGACGGGCACGCCGGCTCGGCCGCGCTCCCCACCAACGCGCCGTCCGGCGACGGCCAGCCGGGCCCAGCGCCCGAGGCCCCGGCCGACCCGCTCGGCCCAGCCCTCGCCCGCGTCACAGACGCGTGGCCCCGGTTCGTGACCGCCGTGCGCGAGCGCGTCGGTGTGCGCGTCGGCGCCATCGTGAAGGCCGCCGCGCCGGTCCGCGTGGCACGCGGGGCCGTCGAGATCGGGATGGCCGACGCGTTCGGCGTCACGGTCGCGACCGACAACGACGCGGCGCTCTGCAACGTGCTGGCGGACGTCCTGGGCGGCGAGGCCCCGCCGGTCCGCTGGGTCGAGGCGCCCGCCGAGGCCGTCGAAACCGCCGCGCCCACCGACCCGTTCGAGGCGCTCAAGCAGATGCGCCAGGAGCACCCGGTCGTCCGCGCCCTCTTCGAGCAGTTCGGCGCCGAGATCGTCTGGCAGTAGCGGGTTCGCAGGATGGGGTCGGAGTTGGCTCCGGCCCCATCCTGCGAACTCCGAACCCTGACCGCAGGCCGGCGCAGCCAACTCACCACTCTGAACTCAACGATGGACGGACAACCCAACATGGCCGACCTGTTCGGCAAGATGGCCGACATGCAGCAGCGGATGGCCGACATCCAGGCCAAGCTCGCGGAGGAGCGCGTGACGGCCGAGGCCGGCGGCGGCATGGTCGCCGTCACGGCCGACGGGACTGGCCGCGTCGTCTCGATCAAGATCGAGCCCGACGCCGTCGACCCCGACGACCTCGAGCTGCTGGAGGACCTCGTCGTGGCCGGCGTGAACAAGGCCATCGAGGAGGCCGAGGCCGTCAAGGCCCAGAAGCTCCAGGAGGCCACGAGCTCGATGCTCCCGCCCGGCCTCGACCTCGGCAATCTGGGCGGCGGCCTGCCCAAATTTTAGGACCGGCGAGTTCTGCGGCTCGGACGGCCACCGTGGGGTCCGTATGACCCACCGCTGTCGCCCCCCCCGTGGCATCCTGACCCGCTCGCCCGCGCCTCCATTCCCGACCATGCACCTGACCTCCGAGACCGTCGAAGCCCTCGTCGAGCAGCTCTCGAAGCTGCCCACGATCGGGCGGAAGACGGCGCAGCGGCTGGCGGCCTTCATCCTCAAGATGCCGCGTGAGGAGGTCGTCGAGATCGCCCGGGCGATGGTCGCCGCGAAGGACCGCGTCAAGACGTGCTCGGTGTGCTTCAACGTGACCGACGTCGACCCGTGCCCCGTGTGCCAGTCGCCGAAGCGCGACCGGTCGATCATCTGCGTGGTCGAGGAGCCGAGCGACGTCCTCGCACTGGAGCGGACGGGCGACTACCGCGGGCTCTACCACGTCCTCGGCGGTGTGATCTCGCCGCTCGACGGGATCGGGCCGGATGACCTCCACGTGTCGGAACTCGTCGGTCGCGTGGCCTCGTCGACGGGGGCCGCCACCCCGGTCGTCGCGGAGGCAGCCGAGGGCTACGACGGGGCCGAGGCGCCTCCGAAGGAGGCCGAGCGCGTGCCGGTCAGCGAGGTCATCCTCGCCATGAACCCGAACGTCGAGGGCGACACGACGGCGTACTACGTGAGCCAGATGCTCCAGCCGTTCGGCGTGACGGTCTCGCGGATCGCGAGGGGCCTCCCCATCGGCGGCGACCTCGAGTTCGCCGACGAGGCCACGCTGAGCCGCGCGCTCGAAGGGCGGTCGGGCGTCTAGCCCGGCCCGCCTCGGGCCCGAGGTGGACCGCGCTGCGGTTCCCCGCCGGTCCTAGCTTCTGGGCATGTCTGAGATCCGTCGCGTCTGCGTCTACTGCGGCTCCCGCCCGGGGCTCCGCCCGGCCTACGCCGAGGCCGCGCGCCAGCTGGCCGTCTCGCTCGCCGAGGCCGGCGTCGGCATCGTGACCGGCGGCGGGCACGTCGGGCTGATGGGCGTCGTGGCCGACGCCGCGCTCGAGGCCGGCGGCGACGTCTACGGCGTCATCCCGCAGGCCCTCGTCGACCGCGAGGTCGGCCACACCGGGCTGACGGACCTCTACGTGGTCCAGTCGATGCACGAGCGGAAGGCGCTCATGGCCGAGCTCGCCGACGCCTTCGTGGCGCTCCCGGGCGGGCTCGGGACGCTCGAGGAGATTGCCGAGGCGCTCACGTGGGTCCAACTCGGCATCCACGCCAAGCCGTGCGCGCTCCTGGACGTCGAGGGCTACTACGCGCCGCTCGCCCGGTTTTTGGATCACACCGTCGAGGAGGGGTTCGTGCTCGAAGACCGCCGGGCCGCGATCCTCGTCGAGCCGACGCCGGAGGCGCTCCTGGCCCGCCTCCTCGGGACGCCCCCGGTGATGCCGCCCCTCGGAGGCTGATGCTGAGCCGCCGCGCCGCCTGGGCGCTCGCCGTCCCCGTCGTCCTCGTCCTCCTTGGCTACGTCGTGTGGCCGAACGTCGAGACCGCCCGCCTCGGGCTCGACGCAGGCCTCCTCGCCGATCTGTTCGGGCAGGGCCGCGCGGCCGGCACGCGCGCGCTCGTCAACTCCGTCGGCGTGTCGTTGGGGACGGTGTTCGGCGGCGGAGTCGTGGGGACCGCGCTCGCGTGGGCGCTGTGGCGCTACGACCTGCCGCTCCGCAAGACGCTCGGAGCCGTCGCCGCGCTGCCCCT
This sequence is a window from Rubrivirga marina. Protein-coding genes within it:
- a CDS encoding RDD family protein; translated protein: MARSVRPVRVRRFAAALLDGTLALLLALAPAALAPGVLKGRMFGVGLLLGAAYLLLRDGLPYAEWGARSLGKRWLGIRPYRVDGEPMAWSTSMRRNATVAGAAGVWALLYLVGGYKGIPFGDILLYLALAVLVAEAVLVAVDPVGRRLGDRWAATRVIEARH
- a CDS encoding TIGR00730 family Rossman fold protein, with translation MRRVCVYCGSRPGLRPAYAEAARQLAVSLAEAGVGIVTGGGHVGLMGVVADAALEAGGDVYGVIPQALVDREVGHTGLTDLYVVQSMHERKALMAELADAFVALPGGLGTLEEIAEALTWVQLGIHAKPCALLDVEGYYAPLARFLDHTVEEGFVLEDRRAAILVEPTPEALLARLLGTPPVMPPLGG
- a CDS encoding thymidine kinase — its product is MEPHIYTGDERRGWVEVVCGSMFSGKTEELLRRLKRARIARQKVALFKPALDTRYHESDVVSHDATAMPSEVVHSAEPMLLLAGDADVVGIDEAQFFGVELVDVVEGLAREGRRVIVAGLDQDYLGRPFEPVPQLMAVAEHVTKLHAVCVRCGAPANHSQRIVAGGGRVLVGEAEAYEPRCRRCFKAEAVVATPVAPLAPPAPPPDPEATEPSASARASDPTLAL
- a CDS encoding YbaB/EbfC family nucleoid-associated protein translates to MADLFGKMADMQQRMADIQAKLAEERVTAEAGGGMVAVTADGTGRVVSIKIEPDAVDPDDLELLEDLVVAGVNKAIEEAEAVKAQKLQEATSSMLPPGLDLGNLGGGLPKF
- the recR gene encoding recombination mediator RecR, with protein sequence MHLTSETVEALVEQLSKLPTIGRKTAQRLAAFILKMPREEVVEIARAMVAAKDRVKTCSVCFNVTDVDPCPVCQSPKRDRSIICVVEEPSDVLALERTGDYRGLYHVLGGVISPLDGIGPDDLHVSELVGRVASSTGAATPVVAEAAEGYDGAEAPPKEAERVPVSEVILAMNPNVEGDTTAYYVSQMLQPFGVTVSRIARGLPIGGDLEFADEATLSRALEGRSGV
- a CDS encoding J domain-containing protein, coding for MSLVTVATVLAVLMLLVSVMLGWLADLKRVGGAVSARETRAAADGDGRTFYTSREDRAEAMRERIRRERRRRERARSASGTRTGSAGPTGRPGPTPGPDRPAAPPVDAPEARHRATLELGPGPGPVSEDALRAAYRRLVVAYHPDRVAGLGDKLQRLAEEETKAINEAYAYFKARLGD
- the dnaX gene encoding DNA polymerase III subunit gamma/tau, whose translation is MADSPAARFTVTARKYRPQTFDDLVAQEHVAETLRNAITRQRLAHAYLFSGPRGVGKTTAARILAKAVNCQTPLAEREGAEPCRTCASCVAFEEHRSMNIIEIDAASNNRVEDIRELRDTVRVPPQGAKKKVYILDEVHMLSASAFNALLKTLEEPPDYALFIFATTEPHKVLPTILSRTQRFDFRRIAVPEIVGRLREISTAEGITADDESLVLLARKGDGALRDALSLFDQAVSLCGADLQIGPLREALGVVDSDVYFEATERARVGNRAGLLSLVDHVVRSGHDLNEFVLGLADHLRNLLVARSTGTGDLIEGTEATRQRYLEAAAPYAEADLLHLLMLAEQAATDLRESRQPRLTLELALLKMASLEKAADLTRLLDRLAALERAARDGTLPASPAAKPSGTSDSSAAPEPSGPPPTAAASGGPPSGSDPTPSQPAAQTSEPPASYAAPSRPQPSAEAPPAAEPQADAVTRPGPAPTPVADHPAPSRPG
- a CDS encoding BatD family protein; the encoded protein is MPTLSARAVSALPRLDAEAGGLARGLAVVAFVLALLVGGLAAPSAAAQSAAATVSTQQVRVGETLTYTVTLRGGRGRGVGPPLATGGLQLVSQQPILDVTTTINGQTERRVGWAYRGARPGTGRIGQFRAEVGGQAVLVDAVSITVRGGSAVPVPSAAPSGGGELFVRAEPSRRTAVVGEQVMVDYVLYFEPQIQPRQTSPIGTWDAAGAWREEMEIASAYPRATTLGGRPYEAVTIRRVALFPTRSGTLELAPMRFTVDLIRTDRSFSNDPFAPFFSPFNQRFEDREVTAPALSIDVSPLPDGAPPSFAGAVGQFEMTTTTDDASVEAGDPVRVRVALRGNGNVATLEAPELRVPPGVDAYDPNEDRELLRTGTTFRGVKTFTYTLVPQGGGTFEVPAAPWTYYDPSDGQYKTLRVPPVEIVAEGEALAEAAAPPDPNAPAALLTSADWQRQRGRPVWLWAVLGGGLALPAIAASLILGARAGHQRLTAETPAKRSRRVGADVRRQLAAARALDGPAASEETERAVRAFLADRFDAPVGPRSAEALDRALAPAVPGALRQRTLDVLAACARGQFAPGLGDAHGAVIDEAEAVLADLDALPSAAATRRRFALPASAG
- a CDS encoding SH3 domain-containing protein, which gives rise to MIALVLAVALLQAGPTDRAEADRLFALGTQLVAEGDTAGAVAAWEGAAEIGWTSAAVQHNLGTVALARGDVARARLHLERAARLDPRDDAITRNLALARERAGEPPPPSTRRLWDGAIGVLRPFGAVALALALAFGALGLAVADRRRWAAGLGAVAVVVVTGAAFAVWEFTRPVGVVLLDDAPVVESPSPAAPGVARLRAGETVEVGPEADGWRPVTVGRAEGWVRADAVAPI